Proteins encoded together in one Campylobacter peloridis LMG 23910 window:
- the purS gene encoding phosphoribosylformylglycinamidine synthase subunit PurS, producing MKVTINITLKNGVLDPQGKAIEKALHSLDFNNISEVKTSKQITFNLDEKDKSKAKEQVKMMCEELLANTVIEDYEIIL from the coding sequence ATGAAAGTAACCATAAACATAACTTTAAAAAATGGGGTTTTAGACCCTCAAGGCAAAGCCATAGAAAAGGCTTTGCATTCTTTAGATTTTAATAATATCTCTGAAGTAAAAACATCAAAACAAATCACTTTCAATCTTGATGAAAAAGATAAGAGCAAAGCAAAAGAACAAGTAAAAATGATGTGTGAAGAATTGCTTGCAAATACCGTTATAGAAGATTATGAGATAATATTATGA
- the purC gene encoding phosphoribosylaminoimidazolesuccinocarboxamide synthase: protein MTTKLDLLYEGKGKKMFKTDDENLLITEFKDDLTAFNAEKKGNEAGKGALNCKISTEIFHLLEKEGIKTHLVETISEKEQIVKKCKIIPIEVITRNVATGSLTKRLGIKEGTILPFSIVEFCYKNDDLGDPIINDEHCLILNLVKSEKDLELIKNTARHINSILVKFFESKGLRLIDFKLEFGIDSEGNMILADEISPDSCRFWDKNTNEKLDKDRFRQDLGNVKMAYEEVLRRILS, encoded by the coding sequence ATGACTACAAAATTAGATTTACTATATGAAGGAAAAGGTAAAAAAATGTTTAAAACTGATGATGAAAATTTACTCATCACAGAATTTAAAGACGATCTTACAGCTTTTAACGCAGAAAAAAAAGGTAACGAAGCAGGCAAAGGTGCTCTAAATTGTAAAATTAGTACTGAAATTTTTCATCTTTTAGAAAAAGAAGGAATTAAAACTCATTTAGTAGAAACCATTAGCGAAAAAGAACAAATTGTTAAAAAGTGCAAGATTATTCCTATTGAAGTAATCACTAGAAATGTAGCAACAGGCTCTTTAACCAAAAGATTAGGTATAAAAGAAGGAACTATTTTACCATTTTCTATAGTTGAATTTTGTTATAAAAATGATGATTTAGGCGATCCTATCATTAATGACGAGCATTGTTTAATTTTAAATCTTGTAAAAAGTGAAAAAGATTTAGAGTTAATCAAAAATACAGCTAGACATATTAATTCTATTTTAGTTAAATTTTTTGAATCAAAAGGGTTAAGACTAATTGACTTTAAACTTGAATTTGGTATAGATAGTGAGGGCAATATGATTTTAGCTGATGAAATTAGTCCTGATAGTTGTAGATTTTGGGATAAAAATACCAATGAAAAATTAGATAAAGATAGATTCAGACAAGATTTAGGCAATGTAAAAATGGCCTATGAAGAAGTTTTAAGAAGAATTTTAAGCTAG